From a region of the Apis cerana isolate GH-2021 linkage group LG13, AcerK_1.0, whole genome shotgun sequence genome:
- the LOC108002645 gene encoding mitochondrial 2-oxoglutarate/malate carrier protein, whose protein sequence is MSNQKTVSTSINFLFGGTAGMAATCVVQPLDLIKNRMQLSGIKISTINIISSILKNEGILAFYSGLSAGLLRQASYTTTRLGTFEWLSELISKDRQPNFLMKLLIGSSAGCVGAFVGTPAEVALIRMTADGRLPLAERRNYKNAFNALIRIAKEEGFLALWRGTVPTMGRAMVVNAAQLASYSQSKETLLNTGYFEDNILLHFTSSMISGLVTTIASMPVDIAKTRIQNMKIVDGKPEFKGAIDVIIQVCRNEGVFSLWKGFFPYYARLGPHTVLTFIFLEQIRNFYKTYSV, encoded by the exons atgagcAACCAAAAAACAGTATCAACTTcaataaatttcctttttggGGGAACTGCAgg aaTGGCTGCAACATGTGTTGTTCAAccattagatttaataaaaaatcgaatgcAATTAAgtggaattaaaatatcaacaataaatataatatcctcaattttaaaaaatgagggTATTTTAGCTTTTTATTCAGGCTTATCTGCTGGTTTATTACGTCAGGCTTCATATACGACTACAAGACTTGGTACATTTGAATGGTTGTCTGAATTAATATC AAAAGACAGACAACcaaattttcttatgaaaCTACTAATAGGTAGTTCTGCTGGTTGTGTAGGAGCATTTGTTGGTACTCCTGCTGAAGTTGCCTTAATTAGAATGACTGCTGATGGTAGATTACCTCTTG ctGAAAgacgtaattataaaaatgcatttaatGCATTAATTCGAATAGCCAAAGAAGAAGGCTTTTTAGCATTATGGAGAGGTACTGTTCCAACAATGGGAAGAGCTATGGTTGTAAATGCAGCTCAATTGGCATCATATTCTCAATCTAAAGAAACTTTACTTAATACTG GATATTTTGAggataatattctattacatTTTACAAGTTCTATGATATCAGGTTTAGTTACAACTATTGCTTCTATGCCAGTTGATATTGCTAAAACaag gattcaaaatatgaaaattgtgGATGGTAAACCAGAATTTAAGGGTGCAATAGATGTCATAATACAAGTATGTAGAAATGAAGGAGTTTTTTCATTGTGGAAAGgtttttttccttattatgCTCGTTTAGGTCCACATACTGTTTtgacttttattttcttagaacaaatacgtaatttttacaaaacatattctgtataa